The genomic interval AACCCCCAGGCGACCGACCAGGCGGCCCTCCCTCTGATCATCTCCGTCGACGACCACACCGTGGAGCCCGCCGACGTCTGGCAGCACCGGCTGCCCAAGAAGTACCTGGACACCGGCCCGCGCATAGTCCGCGCGCCACTGAAGGAAATGACGTTCCTCGGCGGCCGGTTCAAGCCCGTCATGGGCGAACCCGGCGACGACGGCCCCATCGGCGACTGGTGGGTCTACGAGGACCTGCACCGACCCCTCACCCGCCTCGACACGGCCGTCGGCTACAGCAGGGACGAGATCAAGCTCGAAGTCATCACTTACGAGCAGATGCGGCCGGGCTCCTACGACGTCCCGTCCCGGCTCGCCGACATGGACGTCAACCACGTCCAGTCCGCGCTGTGTTTCCCCACCTTCCCGCGCTTCTGCGGCCAGACGTTCACCGAGGCCGCCGACCGCGAACTCGGGCTGCTGTGCGTCCGCGCCTACAACGACTGGATGGTGGAGGAGTGGTGCGGCCCGGACGCGAACGGCCGCCTGATACCACTCCCTCTCATCCCGTTGTGGGACCCGGAGTTGGCCGCCGCGGAGGTCCGCCGCAACGCCGCCCGCGGCACCCGTGCCGTCGCCTTCTCCGAGATACCCCCGCACCTCGGCCTGCCCTCCATCCACACCGACGCCTGGGACCCGTTCCTCGCCGCCTGCGCCGAGACCGGCACGGTCATCGCCATGCACATCGGCTCCAGCAGCCGTATGCCGTCGACGTCTGCGGACGCGCCGCCCGCCGTCGGGTCGACGATCACCTTCGCCAACTGCTGCTATTCCATGGTGGATTGGCTGATGAGCGGCAAGTTCGAGCGCTTCCCGGACCTCAAAGTCATGTACGCCGAGGGCCAGATCGGCTGGATCCCCTACATCCTGGAGCGCGCCGACGTGGTCTGGGAGGAGAACCGCGCCTGGGGCGGCGTCGCCGACAAGGTCCACCGCCCGCCGTCCGAACTCTTCACCGAGCACGTCTACGGCTGCTTCTTCGACGACGCGTTCGGCCTGAAGAACCTCGACTCGATCGGCGTCGGCAACGTCCTCTACGAGACCGACTACCCCCACTCCGACTCCACGTGGCCCAAGTCCCGCGAGGTCGGCGAGGCACAGATGGGCCACCTGGCACCGGACGTGGTCGAACGGATCGTACGAGGCAACGCGATCGACCTGCTGGGCCTGACCCCGGCCGGCCTGTGGGAGGGCCCCAAGTGACCAGCCTCGGCTACGGCATTCAGCTGCCCGTCCAGTCCCAGAGCACCATCTACGCCGAGCCCTGGGAGGCCGACGCCGGTCCCGCCGACCTCGTCGAGATCGCGCGGGCCGCCGACCGGGCCGGCTTCGACTACATCGCGGGCTGCGACCACGTCGGCGTCCCGCGCCGCCTCGCCGCCGCCATGAGCACGATCTGGTACGACCCCGTCGCCACCCTCTCCTACCTCGCGGGCGTCACCGAACGCGTCCGCCTGCTCAGCCATGTCGCGGTCGTAGGACTGCGGCACCCGCTGCTCACCGCCAAGCAGTACGCCACCCTCGACCACCTCAGCGGGGGCCGGCTGATCCTCGGGGTCGGCGCCGGGCACGTACAGGAGGAGTTCGAGGCGCTGGGGGTCGACTTCGAGCGCCGGGGGCCCGTTCTCGACGAGTCGATCGACGCGTTGCGTGCCGCGCTCGGACCGGACGAATTCCCGGAGCACCACGGCAAGTTGTACGACTTCGAGGGGCTCGGGCAGCGGCCCCGGCCCGCGCAGGAACACGTCCCGCTCTGGGTCGGAGGGTCGTCCCCCGCCGCCGTACGCCGGGCCGCGCTCAAGGCGGACGGCTGGTTGCCGCAGGGCGACCCGCGCGACAAGCTGCCCGCGCAGATCGAGCGGATACGGCGACTGCGCGAAGAGGCCGCCGTGGAGGGGCCGTTCGTGTTCGGGGCGATCACCGAGCCGCTGTACATCGGCGATCCGGGGTGGGAGGTCGGGCGGCGCACGCTCACCGGGGCGCCCGAAATCCTCGCCGAGTCCCTTCGCGCCTATCGGGCGATGGGCGTGGACCAGATCCAGGTGCGGTTCCGCTGCCGCGACCGGGCCGAACTCACCGACCAGATAAGCGAGTTCGGGACCGAGGTGGGGCCGCTGCTCTGATCACGCCGCTGATCACAACCTGTTTGAACACGGTTACGCCGAGCCGCGTATGTACGGACGTACGGACGTGATGGCTCCGGCGGAAGGACCCCGAAGTGCGATCCTCCCAGCGCCTCTCCCTCGTGTTCGCCTCCGCCGGGGGCACCTGGCCGCACGACGACTGGCCGGCCCCGGACGATCCGTTCGTCAGCAGCGTGCTCAGGGTCTCCCCGCCCTACCGCGGGCTGCGCGACACCACGGCGGACGTCGTCGTCCTGCGCTGCGAGGACCCGGAGGTGACCTTCCCCGGGCTGCTGACCGCCCTGCGTGCACGGGAAGTTCCGGTGCTCGTCGTCAGCCCGCGCCAGGACACCGAGGCGGTGCTCGACGTGTTCCGGGCCGGGGCGGGCTATCTCGTCGAGGGCGACCACTGCGGCCAGATGCTGTCCTCGGCGGCCATGGCGGCGGCCGTAGGACACACGTACCTCTCGCCGTCCGCGGCCGCGGCCCTGCGCGAGGGGGCGCGGCGGATGGCCGCGACCGACGACGCGATGGAGCGGCTGCGCGCCCTGCTCTCGCCGCGCGAGCAGCAGATCATGGAGCTGCTGTCGACCGGCCTGGGCG from Streptomyces sp. NBC_01288 carries:
- a CDS encoding amidohydrolase family protein translates to MDTQNPQATDQAALPLIISVDDHTVEPADVWQHRLPKKYLDTGPRIVRAPLKEMTFLGGRFKPVMGEPGDDGPIGDWWVYEDLHRPLTRLDTAVGYSRDEIKLEVITYEQMRPGSYDVPSRLADMDVNHVQSALCFPTFPRFCGQTFTEAADRELGLLCVRAYNDWMVEEWCGPDANGRLIPLPLIPLWDPELAAAEVRRNAARGTRAVAFSEIPPHLGLPSIHTDAWDPFLAACAETGTVIAMHIGSSSRMPSTSADAPPAVGSTITFANCCYSMVDWLMSGKFERFPDLKVMYAEGQIGWIPYILERADVVWEENRAWGGVADKVHRPPSELFTEHVYGCFFDDAFGLKNLDSIGVGNVLYETDYPHSDSTWPKSREVGEAQMGHLAPDVVERIVRGNAIDLLGLTPAGLWEGPK
- a CDS encoding LLM class F420-dependent oxidoreductase; protein product: MTSLGYGIQLPVQSQSTIYAEPWEADAGPADLVEIARAADRAGFDYIAGCDHVGVPRRLAAAMSTIWYDPVATLSYLAGVTERVRLLSHVAVVGLRHPLLTAKQYATLDHLSGGRLILGVGAGHVQEEFEALGVDFERRGPVLDESIDALRAALGPDEFPEHHGKLYDFEGLGQRPRPAQEHVPLWVGGSSPAAVRRAALKADGWLPQGDPRDKLPAQIERIRRLREEAAVEGPFVFGAITEPLYIGDPGWEVGRRTLTGAPEILAESLRAYRAMGVDQIQVRFRCRDRAELTDQISEFGTEVGPLL
- a CDS encoding response regulator transcription factor encodes the protein MRSSQRLSLVFASAGGTWPHDDWPAPDDPFVSSVLRVSPPYRGLRDTTADVVVLRCEDPEVTFPGLLTALRAREVPVLVVSPRQDTEAVLDVFRAGAGYLVEGDHCGQMLSSAAMAAAVGHTYLSPSAAAALREGARRMAATDDAMERLRALLSPREQQIMELLSTGLGAQQIGQRLRLSEKTVRNNLSNIYAKLDARSGTDAVLRWLGATPVLRT